From a region of the Zingiber officinale cultivar Zhangliang chromosome 4B, Zo_v1.1, whole genome shotgun sequence genome:
- the LOC121975454 gene encoding uncharacterized protein LOC121975454, with protein sequence MGIEPSGSPSRRLQAPFLKRTNARITVKPYKNQAFDAPSHKLTEKDSCLLLPCGTASPSSSDAVAAANPLASDLIRRGVACFPKINFRGWTPPGLGWEAWVRDMGSDPKVVKAWREVEIEDAVLGSVNYIKPDQSLLEALSGFWCPVTRTFIFPWGEATFTLEDAYVIGNLPISGSRFDRELTDEENDRMLRLYVEKEKIRELHPKAKSLRRVTLDIWLQWFLELHGEDDLKYLGFLAYWLSKNVLPPYPSGEVPKMVFGLAARLSCGDRIALASLVTANIYHDLSNISNFVLNSSRKRRGNKVDVWAQFGLLQVWVWARFESLCPFPLGAGPLVSESCISRPGNKASAMNYEEALSVFQDEKSFTWRPYSLKSSWKEPPWYGEQTRKVHVEDNMPAWAYDYVTITSPSTLQGFFGDDLISSERYQPHRVARQFGYDQSIPISSDSLSTWIAGNHHKIGEYVMIPKLTRSGVPRSEYLVWWQMHQLEYQQTIDKFGSAPNLLDIHQTQSKVKEKNPVEDFAVEGANFGGHKSQNNELDKCSKRKRESKDEHNSSSSELDKCSKGSKFEADCISMNEETLSVPSRDVIVLDSDSDNCVTDSEEEQTRLVDELEEFVCCGLLAEWEPSSPGPDNEKNCRNWYIDNVGNYEDPYGQEAIRMHTHFFKLIPQKPHYRGLLDDNVSEEVKRDVHLSKWYRLVDLMRKALETTCRTDPLEVENLMAEARKFEEFGFNVKHVIARLKEPQVRLRRLEDARSRLEDAKDREKQAQEVIAFKKHVNDLGSKLREIEDKIEKTQEAFGMTEPGFDTNMKNLRKEVETAEANLRAIEHKVESMSNNAQK encoded by the exons ATGGGCATTGAACCGTCAGGAAGCCCTAGCCGTAGACTCCAAGCTCCCTTTCTG AAAAGGACGAATGCTAGAATTACCGTGAAACCTTATAAAAATCAAGCCTTTGACGCACCGTCCCACAAGTTGACGGAGAAAGACTCCTGCTTGCTACTCCCATGCGGTACTGCCTCTCCTTCTTCATCCGACGCCGTCGCCGCCGCAAACCCATTGGCGTCTGACCTTATCAGAAGGGGCGTGGCCTGCTTCCCCAAGATCAACTTCCGTGGCTGGACGCCTCCGGGCCTCGGCTGGGAGGCCTGGGTAAGAGACATGGGTTCGGATCCGAAGGTTGTCAAGGCTTGGCGTGAGGTTGAGATTGAAGATGCCGTCTTGGGTTCCGTCAACTACATTAAGCCCGACCAGTCTTTGTTGGAAGCTTTGTCCGGTTTCTGGTGCCCTGTTACACGCACTTTCATTTTTCCATGGGGCGAAGCCACATTCACGCTTGAGGATGCTTATGTTATTGGCAACCTCCCAATTTCAGGATCTAGATTTGATAGAGAATTGACTGATGAAGAAAATGATCGTATGCTGAGGCTGTATGTGGAGAAGGAGAAGATTCGGGAGCTTCATCCAAAGGCAAAGTCTTTACGCAGAGTCACTCTTGATATTTGGCTGCAGTGGTTCCTGGAATTGCACGGCGAGGATGATCTTAAATATCTTGGATTCTTGGCATATTGGTTATCCAAGAATGTGTTGCCGCCCTATCCTTCCGGAGAGGTTCCCAAAATGGTATTTGGTCTCGCTGCTAGGCTTAGCTGTGGGGATCGGATTGCTCTCGCATCACTTGTCACTGCTAATATATATCATGATCTGTCAAACATCTCGAACTTTGTCTTGAATTCATCCAGAAAGAGAAGAGGTAATAAGGTTGATGTTTGGGCGCAGTTTGGACTTCTTCAAGTTTGGGTTTGGGCAAGATTCGAGAGCTTGTGCCCATTTCCATTAGGTGCAGGTCCTTTGGTGTCAGAGTCTTGTATCAGTCGACCGGGCAACAAAGCAAGTGCCATGAATTATGAGGAAGCTCTTAGTGTTTTTCAGGACGAGAAGTCCTTTACATGGAGACCATATTCTCTAAAATCTAGTTGGAAAGAACCTCCTTGGTATGGCGAGCAGACACGGAAAGTCCATGTTGAAGACAACATGCCTGCTTGGGCATATGATTATGTCACAATCACCTCGCCATCAACATTGCAGGGTTTCTTTGGTGATGATTTAATCTCATCGGAAAGGTATCAGCCTCACCGGGTTGCTAGGCAGTTTGGTTATGATCAATCAATCCCAATCTCAAGTGACTCTCTATCGACATGGATTGCTGGCAATCACCACAAGATAGGGGAATATGTGATGATCCCCAAGCTAACAAGAAGCGGTGTGCCAAGGAGCGAGTACCTAGTTTGGTGGCAAATGCACCAACTTGAATATCAACAAACTATAGATAAATTTGGTTCAGCACCAAATTTACTGGATATTCATCAAACTCAATCTAAGGTGAAAGAGAAAAATCCAGTTGAAGATTTTGCTGTCGAAGGAGCTAATTTCGGAGGGCATAAATCTCAAAATAATGAGTTAGATAAGTGTTCAAAGAGGAAAAGAGAGTCAAAAGATGAGCATAACTCTTCAAGTAGTGAGCTTGATAAGTGTTCTAAGGGAAGTAAGTTCGAAGCAGATTGCATTAGCATGAATGAGGAAACTTTATCTGTTCCTTCCAGAGATGTCATTGTACTTGATTCCGATAGTGACAACTGTGTTACCGACTCAGAAGAAGAGCAAACGAGGCTGGTGGATGAGCTGGAGGAATTTGTCTGCTGTGGACTTTTAGCTGAGTGGGAGCCAAGTTCCCCGGGACCTGATAATGAAAAGAATTGCAGGAATTGGTACATTGATAATGTCGGAAATTATGAAGATCCTTATGGGCAAGAGGCAATTAGGATGCATACTCATTTCTTTAAGCTTATTCCCCAGAAACCACACTACAGAGGCTTGCTAGATGACAATGTTAGTGAAGAAGTTAAGCGTGATGTCCACCTTTCAAAGTGGTACAGGCTCGTAGACTTGATGAGGAAAGCATTGGAGACGACATGTCGAACAGACCCTTTGGAGGTTGAAAACCTGATGGCCGAAGCTCGGAAGTTTGAGGAATTTGGTTTCAATGTCAAACATGTAATTGCACGTTTGAAAGAACCGCAGGTTCGATTAAGGAGACTCGAGGATGCTAGAAGTAGGCTAGAAGATGCTAAGGATAGAGAAAAACAAGCACAAGAAGTGATTGCTTTTAAGAAACATGTTAATGACCTTGGCAGCAAGTTGCGAGAAATTGAGGACAAAATCGAGAAAACTCAAGAAGCTTTTGGTATGACAGAGCCTGGATTCGACACAAATATGAAGAATTTACGTAAGGAAGTGGAAACTGCTGAAGCTAATCTGCGTGCAATTGAACACAAAGTCGAGTCCATGAGCAACAATGCTCAAAAGTGA
- the LOC121975455 gene encoding LEAF RUST 10 DISEASE-RESISTANCE LOCUS RECEPTOR-LIKE PROTEIN KINASE-like 1.2, whose protein sequence is MNPKLMLTESFSILALLFVLAGRKPALAQTPAMEDCEPKSCGDGRNITYPFWLDGEQQSYCGYSSFKVTCKNNSYTPVTTFIDREFYLIDIFYDNRSLILTSVEFLDQQCPLPYANLTTNTTFYPLSVSPLNTEVYFLLNCSDHNNLTENGVIPIDCQSTAYFGGEYDSNRFRSQRDFADAGCTLYIEPAHNYSRGDSFNETLSKGWLLSWSAVDCDPCLQSGGRCGFNESTAKFMCICADGVHVNTCGRSHNRRLQIVIGVLGASGVVSALLCGCFLYKKHKKRSKYLIQDAIFKPHLKDSDIDSARLQTHLFSYDELLQATNRFNAANELGDGGFCTVYKGTLQDGRTIAVKRLYENNCRRLEQFVNEIEILSRLRHQNLVSLYGCSSPHSQGLLLVYEFVPNGTVADHLHGHRANEGILTWPMRLNIAIEAADALAYLHAVNPPIIHRDVKTCNILLDSNFHVKVADFGLSRLFPKDVTHVSTAPQGTPGYMDPEYHQYYQLTNKSDVYSFGVVLVELISSKPAVDMGRNRSEINLSSMAVTKIQNGDLEQLVDARLYQSDQATRKMMTMAAEVAFRCLQTDGDMRPSIKEVLDSLRTIEMEGRRLEKKIGDDDAELLKNVAPMSPDTVMNKWASNSTTPSTSQ, encoded by the exons ATGAATCCAAAGTTGATGCTCACCGAATCCTTCTCCATCCTCGCCCTGCTCTTCGTGTTGGCGGGAAGGAAGCCCGCGCTGGCTCAAACGCCGGCCATGGAGGACTGCGAGCCCAAGAGCTGCGGGGACGGCCGCAACATCACCTATCCCTTCTGGCTCGACGGCGAGCAGCAATCCTACTGTGGCTACTCCTCCTTCAAGGTCACCTGCAAGAACAACAGCTACACCCCTGTGACGACCTTCATAGACCGAGAATTTTACCTCATCGACATCTTCTACGACAACCGATCGCTCATCCTCACTTCTGTCGAGTTCCTCGATCAGCAGTGCCCGCTTCCCTACGCCAACCTCACCACCAATACTACTTTCTACCCGCTCAGCGTCAGCCCCCTCAACACCGAGGTCTACTTCCTGCTCAATTGCTCCGATCATAATAACCTCACGGAGAACGGGGTAATTCCGATTGATTGCCAGTCTACTGCCTACTTCGGCGGGGAGTATGACTCTAACAGATTTCGAAGCCAGCGAGATTTCGCTGACGCCGGTTGTACACTGTATATCGAGCCGGCGCACAACTATTCTCGGGGCGACAGCTTCAACGAGACTTTGAGCAAAGGTTGGTTGCTCAGCTGGTCGGCCGTCGACTGCGACCCGTGCTTGCAGAGCGGCGGCAGGTGTGGCTTCAATGAAAGTACCGCGAAATTTATGTGTATTTGCGCCGACGGAGTTCATGTGAATACTTGCG GAAGATCTCACAATCGGAGGCTGCAAATTGTAATCG GTGTTTTGGGAGCGTCTGGTGTTGTCTCTGCCCTGCTTTGCGGTTGTTTTCTGTACAAGAAGCACAAGAAGCGATCCAAATATCTTATTCAAGATGCCATTTTTAAGCCGCATCTGAAGGATTCCGACATCGACAGTGCTCGTTTACAGACCCATCTCTTCTCGTACGACGAGCTTCTGCAGGCAACGAACCGCTTCAATGCCGCAAATGAACTCGGCGATGGAGGCTTTTGCACCGTCTACAAAG GCACGCTTCAAGACGGACGCACCATCGCCGTCAAGCGGCTGTACGAGAACAACTGCCGGCGGCTGGAGCAGTTCGTGAACGAGATCGAGATCCTGTCGCGTCTGCGTCATCAGAACCTCGTCAGCCTCTACGGCTGCAGCTCGCCCCACAGCCAGGGATTGCTGCTGGTCTACGAGTTCGTGCCGAACGGCACCGTGGCGGATCACCTCCACGGGCACCGCGCCAACGAGGGAATCCTCACCTGGCCGATGCGACTGAACATCGCCATCGAGGCCGCGGATGCTCTCGCCTACCTCCACGCCGTCAACCCGCCGATCATCCACCGCGACGTCAAGACCTGCAACATTCTGCTCGACAGCAACTTCCATGTCAAAGTCGCCGACTTCGGCCTCTCGAGGCTCTTCCCCAAGGACGTCACGCACGTCTCCACCGCTCCGCAGGGCACGCCGGGCTACATGGACCCCGAGTACCACCAATACTACCAGCTCACCAACAAGAGCGACGTCTACAGCTTCGGGGTCGTGCTGGTCGAGCTCATATCATCCAAGCCCGCCGTCGACATGGGGCGGAACCGAAGCGAGATCAACTTGTCGAGCATGGCGGTGACCAAGATCCAGAACGGCGACCTCGAGCAGCTGGTAGACGCTCGCCTCTACCAGTCCGACCAAGCCACGAGGAAGATGATGACCATGGCGGCCGAGGTGGCATTCAGGTGCCTGCAGACCGACGGAGACATGAggccatccataaaggaagtgcTCGATTCACTGAGAACGATAGAAATGGAGGGGCGCAGACTGGAGAAGAAGATCGGAGACGATGATGCTGAATTACTGAAGAATGTCGCGCCGATGTCGCCTGATACGGTCATGAACAAATGGGCCAGTAACTCTACGACACCGAGCACAAGTCAGTGA